In one Polynucleobacter sp. JS-JIR-5-A7 genomic region, the following are encoded:
- the ubiG gene encoding bifunctional 2-polyprenyl-6-hydroxyphenol methylase/3-demethylubiquinol 3-O-methyltransferase UbiG, whose amino-acid sequence MNVDQSEIAKFSALAHRWWDPNSEFKPLHAINPLRLNWIQSIVNLEGKKVVDIGCGGGILAESIAKSGADTTGIDLSEKALKVAELHALEVGAKLTYRSISAEALAEEHPEQYDVVTCMEMLEHVPDPASVVRACAKLCKPGGTLFFSTLNRNPKSYLFAIIGAEYILKLLPKGTHEYAKFIKPSELVAFTRQAGLEMLGMKGMTYNPLTQVYSLNDDVDVNYMIAVRK is encoded by the coding sequence ATGAACGTCGATCAATCCGAAATAGCTAAATTTAGCGCCCTAGCCCATCGTTGGTGGGATCCTAATAGCGAATTCAAACCCTTGCACGCAATCAATCCATTACGCCTCAATTGGATTCAATCCATCGTGAATCTTGAGGGTAAGAAGGTAGTCGATATTGGTTGTGGTGGTGGCATTCTAGCGGAATCAATAGCAAAATCAGGCGCCGATACTACTGGTATCGATTTATCTGAAAAGGCATTAAAGGTTGCAGAGCTACACGCATTAGAAGTGGGCGCTAAGCTCACCTATCGCTCTATCTCAGCAGAAGCCTTGGCTGAAGAACATCCCGAACAATACGATGTTGTTACTTGCATGGAAATGCTCGAACACGTTCCAGACCCAGCTTCCGTAGTACGTGCTTGTGCCAAACTCTGTAAACCTGGTGGCACATTATTTTTCAGTACTCTCAATCGCAATCCGAAGTCCTACTTATTTGCCATTATTGGCGCAGAGTACATCCTCAAACTACTGCCTAAAGGTACTCACGAATACGCTAAATTTATTAAGCCATCTGAGTTGGTCGCTTTTACACGACAGGCAGGCTTGGAGATGCTTGGCATGAAGGGTATGACTTACAACCCGCTCACACAAGTCTATAGCTTGAATGATGATGTAGATGTGAACTATATGATTGCAGTGCGAAAGTGA
- a CDS encoding HAD family hydrolase: MNHLSSPYEGVFFDLDGTLADTAPDLVAAVNQLVLARKASPKPYELLRPYASAGARGLIEGAFGMSPDHPDYLSLRDEFLSNYENALMVNSTLFDGISQVLDQLEAASIPWGIVTNKHERFTRPITEQMGLHQRAISTVSGDTTAHAKPHPEPILHAARIASIDPAKSIYIGDDIRDVIAGKAAGMQTVAAAYGYCGCKEPPEAWGADFIINTPLELIKIIFPNQG, translated from the coding sequence GTGAATCACTTATCGAGTCCTTACGAGGGAGTCTTCTTTGATCTAGACGGCACTCTCGCAGATACTGCGCCCGACTTGGTGGCTGCAGTGAATCAACTCGTCCTAGCGCGCAAGGCATCGCCAAAACCATATGAACTGCTTCGCCCTTATGCCTCTGCTGGTGCCCGCGGGCTAATTGAAGGTGCATTCGGAATGAGCCCTGATCACCCCGATTACCTCTCTTTGCGAGATGAATTTTTAAGTAATTACGAAAATGCGCTGATGGTGAATAGCACTTTATTTGATGGGATAAGTCAGGTGCTAGATCAACTCGAAGCCGCCAGCATTCCTTGGGGAATTGTTACCAACAAACATGAACGATTTACTAGGCCCATTACTGAACAAATGGGCCTACATCAAAGGGCCATATCGACAGTCTCGGGTGACACTACAGCGCATGCAAAACCCCATCCTGAGCCGATATTGCATGCCGCAAGGATCGCCAGTATTGACCCTGCAAAATCCATTTACATTGGCGACGATATTCGGGATGTGATTGCAGGCAAAGCAGCGGGCATGCAAACCGTTGCGGCTGCCTATGGTTATTGTGGCTGCAAAGAGCCTCCTGAGGCCTGGGGCGCAGATTTCATCATCAATACCCCACTCGAACTAATAAAAATTATCTTCCCCAATCAGGGTTAA
- a CDS encoding mobile mystery protein A: MNKKFANLQLHQMESTLTKLRETHLPNRPGNGWAKAIRESLGMSASALARKLGVTPHSIAKLEKAEVDEKITLASLRKLANALDCELQYTLVPRKSLEEILEDRAISVARERLRPISHSMSLEDQAVDKSASEKQLQLLAKEILDGPRRNLW, translated from the coding sequence ATGAATAAGAAATTCGCTAACCTACAGCTCCATCAAATGGAATCTACCCTTACTAAGTTAAGGGAAACTCACCTTCCAAACCGCCCAGGTAATGGGTGGGCTAAAGCCATTCGAGAATCCTTAGGCATGTCAGCATCTGCATTGGCTCGTAAGCTGGGTGTTACACCCCATAGCATCGCCAAGCTAGAAAAAGCTGAGGTAGATGAAAAAATCACCTTGGCTAGTCTCAGAAAACTGGCTAACGCTTTAGATTGTGAATTGCAATACACCCTGGTGCCACGCAAGTCATTAGAGGAAATCCTGGAAGATCGTGCTATTTCTGTTGCGCGGGAGCGCTTGCGCCCCATTTCTCACTCAATGAGTCTTGAAGATCAGGCGGTGGACAAGTCTGCCAGTGAAAAGCAACTGCAACTACTGGCGAAAGAGATTTTGGATGGTCCTAGAAGGAATCTGTGGTGA
- a CDS encoding enoyl-CoA hydratase/isomerase family protein → MANNQLPTYQYLTVEGADLVRVTLNRPEVRNAFNAGLIGELHDVFTKLGADDHCRVIVLQALGKSFCAGADLNWMKSMAKFTNEENIADSRKMALMLNAIYSCPKPVIAKVQGDAYAGGVGLAAVCDIVVASSQVRFCISEAKLGLLPATIAPYVIRALGEQASRRYFVTAEVFTAAHAKDLGFVHELVDPEALDSKVNEICQSIISNGQMAVMACKKIVQDISHQAITNPLIEETVKRIANIRTSDEAQARMKAFLEKSK, encoded by the coding sequence TTGGCCAACAATCAATTGCCTACCTACCAATACCTCACCGTTGAGGGTGCGGACTTGGTACGAGTCACTTTAAACCGACCTGAAGTACGCAATGCTTTTAACGCGGGTTTGATTGGCGAGTTGCATGATGTCTTTACAAAGTTAGGGGCTGATGATCACTGTCGAGTGATTGTGCTTCAAGCTTTGGGTAAAAGTTTTTGTGCGGGCGCTGATCTCAATTGGATGAAGAGTATGGCCAAGTTCACCAATGAAGAAAATATTGCTGACTCTAGAAAGATGGCGCTGATGCTCAATGCTATTTATTCCTGCCCAAAACCAGTAATTGCCAAAGTGCAAGGCGATGCCTATGCTGGTGGCGTCGGATTAGCTGCAGTATGCGACATCGTAGTTGCCTCCTCACAAGTTCGCTTCTGCATATCGGAAGCTAAATTAGGTTTGTTACCAGCAACAATCGCCCCTTATGTCATTAGAGCGCTAGGTGAACAAGCATCACGTAGATATTTTGTTACTGCAGAAGTCTTTACTGCTGCTCATGCAAAGGATCTAGGTTTTGTCCATGAGCTAGTTGACCCAGAAGCACTTGACAGTAAAGTCAATGAGATCTGTCAAAGCATTATTAGTAATGGTCAGATGGCGGTGATGGCGTGCAAAAAAATTGTGCAGGATATTTCACATCAAGCTATTACAAATCCTTTAATTGAGGAGACCGTAAAACGGATCGCCAATATTCGCACTAGTGATGAAGCGCAAGCTCGCATGAAAGCCTTTCTCGAGAAAAGCAAATGA
- a CDS encoding hydroxymethylglutaryl-CoA lyase, with protein MKSSPNLPKKVKIVEVGPRDGLQNEKEFVPIETKVELINQLSNAGFPNIEAASFVSPKWIPQMAGSAEVMATIARKSGIIYSALTPNMKGYEDALAAKTDEIVIFSAASEVFAQKNINCSIAESVERFIPVVNAAKRDGIRVRGSISCSFGCPYQGLVEPRQVAEVVKRMMDLGCDEIDIADTIGVGTPGQVAAVFEEILAFAPKELFSGHFHDTYGQSLANIYAAMEMGISIFHSSIAGLGGCPYAKGATGNVATEDVLYMLKGLSIETGIDFDAAINAGEYITEKIGRPNASRAGRAITAKKSTGD; from the coding sequence ATGAAGTCATCACCAAATCTTCCTAAAAAGGTCAAGATCGTTGAAGTAGGCCCTAGAGATGGCTTGCAAAATGAAAAAGAGTTTGTGCCCATTGAGACCAAAGTTGAGCTCATCAATCAACTTTCCAATGCAGGCTTCCCCAATATCGAAGCAGCCTCCTTTGTATCGCCTAAGTGGATTCCACAAATGGCAGGCAGCGCTGAAGTGATGGCTACGATTGCCAGGAAATCAGGCATCATCTATTCGGCCCTCACCCCCAATATGAAAGGATATGAGGACGCATTAGCAGCAAAAACAGATGAGATCGTCATCTTTTCTGCTGCCTCCGAAGTCTTTGCTCAAAAAAATATCAATTGCAGTATCGCTGAATCGGTTGAGCGTTTTATTCCTGTAGTCAATGCCGCCAAACGTGATGGTATTCGGGTTCGCGGCAGCATCTCATGTTCATTTGGTTGCCCCTATCAAGGTTTAGTAGAGCCTAGGCAAGTTGCTGAGGTAGTTAAAAGAATGATGGATTTAGGTTGCGATGAAATCGATATTGCAGATACGATTGGAGTGGGCACTCCCGGACAGGTTGCTGCAGTATTTGAAGAAATACTGGCATTTGCTCCTAAAGAATTATTCTCTGGGCACTTTCATGACACCTATGGGCAATCGCTTGCCAATATTTATGCTGCCATGGAAATGGGTATCAGTATTTTTCACTCCTCCATTGCTGGATTAGGTGGCTGCCCTTATGCCAAAGGTGCAACTGGCAATGTCGCTACCGAAGATGTCTTATATATGCTCAAAGGGTTGAGCATTGAAACAGGTATCGACTTTGACGCCGCAATTAACGCTGGCGAATACATCACCGAAAAAATTGGTAGGCCCAACGCTTCTCGTGCTGGACGCGCCATTACTGCTAAAAAATCAACCGGAGATTAA
- a CDS encoding tripartite tricarboxylate transporter substrate binding protein has protein sequence MNRLRTLFALALTAGSLHCAAQSYPSSNITMVVPFAAGSGTDGVARVMATKMSSILGQPVIIDNKPGASAQIGAQLVASAKPDGYTLLMTTNTSHSANPWLFQNLKYDPIKDFTPIARVGELPFVLCVNNDLPVKTVQELIDYAKANPGKLSYGTPNSTSLVTTETIMHLTKISMTQIPYKSSPQALTDLIGNQIQVYVADTGSGMAMIKAGKVRAIGLTGNRPYAQLPNVPPIAKTIAGFDLVSWNGVFGPANLPKPIIDKINAAIQEATKDKEVQAKLAQLGFVIWPSKNPQDFAQYVSDQMAYWGKLIIQSGIKSELN, from the coding sequence ATGAATAGATTACGTACACTCTTTGCACTCGCGCTTACCGCAGGCTCATTACACTGTGCCGCGCAAAGCTATCCATCCTCGAATATCACGATGGTTGTGCCTTTTGCAGCTGGTAGCGGGACAGATGGAGTCGCTCGTGTGATGGCGACCAAGATGAGCAGTATCTTAGGACAGCCCGTCATCATTGATAACAAACCTGGTGCGAGCGCACAGATTGGCGCTCAACTAGTAGCCTCAGCCAAGCCTGATGGCTATACCCTGTTGATGACTACCAATACTTCGCACTCAGCCAACCCTTGGTTATTTCAAAATCTAAAGTACGACCCCATTAAAGACTTCACACCGATTGCACGCGTTGGTGAACTACCATTCGTGCTTTGTGTGAACAACGACCTCCCCGTTAAAACCGTCCAAGAACTGATTGATTACGCCAAAGCCAATCCTGGCAAACTATCTTATGGCACACCAAACAGTACTTCACTAGTGACAACCGAAACGATCATGCATTTGACCAAAATTAGCATGACACAAATTCCCTATAAATCCAGCCCACAAGCGCTGACTGATCTTATTGGAAATCAAATTCAGGTGTATGTGGCAGATACAGGTTCAGGGATGGCGATGATTAAAGCCGGTAAAGTACGCGCCATTGGTTTAACTGGTAACAGACCTTATGCACAATTACCGAATGTTCCACCTATTGCGAAAACCATCGCAGGCTTTGATCTTGTGTCATGGAATGGAGTTTTTGGTCCAGCCAATCTTCCTAAGCCCATCATAGACAAAATCAATGCTGCGATTCAAGAGGCTACTAAAGATAAAGAAGTGCAAGCCAAATTAGCACAACTTGGCTTTGTCATTTGGCCATCCAAGAACCCACAAGACTTTGCTCAATACGTTAGTGATCAAATGGCCTACTGGGGTAAGTTGATTATTCAATCAGGCATTAAGTCTGAACTTAACTAA
- a CDS encoding CaiB/BaiF CoA-transferase family protein, whose translation MMGPLAGVRILDLTSVILGPFATQILASMGAEIIKIETPEGDNMRDVGPMRNPKMGHIFLQANRGKKSIVLDLKDPESKQVTLDLAKTVDVFISNIRPQALDRLGLGYADVKKVNEKIIYVSCSGFGLNGPYADKPAYDDLIQGATGVPWLMQEHGVHEPRYAPTTLGDRVTGLHSVYAVTSALYAREKTGKGQHVVVPMFESIAQFILGDHLGGESFIPPIGKSGYARLLSHYRKPYATQDGYISILIYNDKHWKSFFEAIGQAERLQEEIFCTHTNRANNIDQVYSEVEKIIQTRTTSQWRQLLDQYDLPNQPMNSISDLIQDEHLNQTAFIHTENHPSEGQIRVMNSPVSWSETPAEENLSPAPTLGQHTAEILRELGYAEDAIASLIRSGMKK comes from the coding sequence ATGATGGGCCCATTAGCTGGCGTTCGCATTTTAGATTTGACCTCAGTCATATTGGGACCTTTTGCGACTCAAATATTGGCATCCATGGGCGCAGAAATTATTAAGATTGAAACTCCTGAGGGTGACAATATGCGCGATGTTGGCCCCATGAGAAATCCAAAGATGGGTCACATCTTTTTACAAGCCAATCGCGGTAAAAAGAGTATCGTTTTGGATCTGAAAGATCCCGAATCCAAGCAAGTCACATTAGATCTTGCGAAAACGGTAGATGTCTTTATTTCTAATATCAGACCTCAAGCGCTCGATCGTCTTGGTTTAGGTTATGCAGATGTAAAAAAGGTAAATGAGAAGATTATTTATGTTTCCTGCTCAGGATTTGGCCTGAATGGACCATATGCAGACAAACCTGCTTATGATGACTTGATCCAAGGCGCCACAGGTGTACCCTGGTTAATGCAAGAACATGGGGTACACGAACCTCGCTATGCCCCGACTACTTTGGGCGACAGGGTCACGGGTCTTCATTCAGTATATGCAGTGACTTCAGCCTTATACGCCAGAGAAAAAACAGGTAAGGGGCAACACGTTGTAGTTCCCATGTTTGAATCGATTGCCCAGTTTATTTTAGGAGATCACCTAGGCGGAGAATCCTTCATCCCCCCGATTGGTAAATCGGGATATGCCCGACTTCTATCCCACTACCGCAAACCATATGCCACACAAGATGGCTATATCTCCATCCTGATCTATAACGATAAACATTGGAAAAGTTTTTTTGAGGCCATTGGCCAAGCAGAGCGACTACAGGAAGAAATCTTTTGCACGCACACGAATCGCGCCAACAATATCGACCAGGTTTATAGCGAGGTTGAGAAAATCATTCAAACCAGAACTACTTCGCAGTGGCGTCAACTTCTGGATCAGTACGACCTACCAAATCAGCCCATGAATTCGATTAGCGATTTAATTCAGGATGAGCACCTCAATCAGACTGCATTCATCCATACTGAAAATCATCCGAGTGAAGGACAAATTCGGGTCATGAATAGTCCCGTATCTTGGTCTGAAACGCCTGCAGAAGAAAACCTCAGTCCCGCCCCCACACTCGGTCAACACACTGCCGAGATTTTGCGGGAACTGGGTTACGCAGAAGATGCTATTGCATCCTTAATCCGCTCAGGAATGAAAAAATGA
- a CDS encoding acyl-CoA dehydrogenase family protein has product MNFQFTPEQLQIQDAIEKLCKPFDADYWLKKDQLGDFPFDFHQTLADAGWLGIAMPQEYGGAGLGITEAALMMRTISGSGAGLSGASAVHMNIFGLHPVVVFGSDEQKQRWLPPLIAGKDRACFGVTEPNAGLNTLKLSTKAEKQEDHYLVSGQKIWISTAQVATKILLLARTTPVEDAKGTEGLSLFYTDLDRSCIDVREIEKMGRKCVDSNEVFIDQLKIPVQDLIGEEGKGFSYILHGLNPERILIAAEAIGLGQAALARGALYAKERIVFDRPIGQNQGIQHPLAKSWMELEAADLMVFKAASLYDAKLSCAAEANAAKYLAAEACFHACENAIMTHGGMGYAKEYHVERYLRESWIPRLAPVSPQLILCFIAEKVLGLPKSY; this is encoded by the coding sequence ATGAATTTTCAGTTCACGCCAGAGCAGCTGCAAATTCAAGATGCTATTGAAAAACTGTGTAAACCATTCGATGCAGACTATTGGCTTAAAAAAGACCAGTTGGGCGACTTTCCCTTTGATTTCCATCAAACACTAGCCGATGCTGGCTGGCTGGGAATAGCAATGCCCCAAGAATATGGTGGTGCAGGTCTAGGCATTACTGAAGCCGCCTTAATGATGCGCACTATCTCAGGAAGTGGCGCAGGCTTATCCGGGGCCTCTGCAGTGCACATGAATATTTTTGGTTTGCACCCAGTAGTCGTATTTGGTTCAGATGAACAAAAGCAACGCTGGTTACCGCCATTAATTGCAGGCAAAGATCGCGCCTGTTTTGGGGTGACAGAACCTAATGCTGGCCTCAATACCCTTAAGCTTTCGACTAAAGCTGAGAAACAGGAAGATCACTACCTTGTAAGCGGACAAAAGATTTGGATTTCGACCGCTCAGGTTGCTACAAAAATTTTACTGCTAGCACGTACTACGCCTGTTGAAGACGCGAAGGGCACTGAAGGTCTATCCCTGTTTTATACCGACCTCGATCGCTCCTGTATTGATGTGCGTGAAATTGAAAAAATGGGTCGTAAATGTGTCGACTCTAACGAAGTGTTTATTGATCAGCTAAAGATTCCAGTACAAGATTTAATTGGAGAAGAGGGTAAAGGCTTCTCTTATATTCTGCATGGCTTAAATCCCGAAAGAATTTTGATTGCGGCTGAAGCCATTGGTCTTGGTCAAGCAGCCTTAGCTCGCGGAGCTCTGTATGCAAAAGAACGGATTGTGTTTGATCGACCTATAGGTCAAAACCAAGGCATTCAACACCCACTAGCTAAATCTTGGATGGAATTAGAAGCTGCTGACCTCATGGTATTTAAGGCTGCGAGTTTGTATGATGCAAAACTGTCTTGCGCCGCAGAAGCAAATGCTGCTAAGTACCTAGCAGCAGAAGCCTGTTTTCATGCCTGCGAGAATGCCATCATGACTCATGGTGGCATGGGTTATGCCAAGGAATACCATGTAGAGCGCTATCTTCGAGAGTCATGGATTCCACGTTTAGCCCCGGTTAGCCCACAACTCATTCTTTGTTTTATTGCCGAAAAGGTCTTAGGCCTACCAAAATCTTATTGA
- a CDS encoding cupin domain-containing protein yields MSNTKSRYFVKAGEVEGYHPANHHGTVNRRLIGSETVGAKQLEVLHGTIEKGKGALPHAHPGIEQVCYMLEGRARAEVNGEVCEMGPGDACFFPADAMHVFTVISEEPVKVLVIYSPPYEENPKRVIRPT; encoded by the coding sequence ATGAGCAATACTAAATCACGTTACTTCGTTAAAGCTGGAGAAGTTGAAGGCTATCACCCAGCAAACCATCATGGGACCGTCAATCGTCGACTCATCGGTAGTGAGACTGTTGGCGCAAAACAGCTAGAAGTGCTTCATGGCACCATTGAAAAAGGTAAGGGCGCTCTACCCCATGCTCACCCTGGAATAGAACAGGTCTGCTATATGCTCGAAGGACGCGCCAGAGCTGAAGTGAATGGCGAAGTCTGTGAAATGGGCCCAGGTGATGCCTGTTTTTTCCCTGCAGATGCCATGCATGTATTTACCGTCATCAGTGAAGAACCAGTGAAGGTCTTGGTCATCTACTCTCCACCTTATGAAGAGAACCCCAAAAGAGTTATCAGACCAACCTGA
- a CDS encoding TonB-dependent receptor domain-containing protein: MKYHVIGSACNKIVWFSSIALVFGSALSNLAKAKDIELPRIDIVAKEEGASRQIPGTVDVVTEKQIELLQPLSLQDVLKTVPGVNVRGDEGGLGSIPNIGIRGLNPSRSSKVLLLEDGAPIQPSLFISNASYYSPPVERISSIEILKGASGLQYGPSNIGGVINYLSKTPASGFKLTGKLGNYGYHLAEIEAGGKSDSNGMIGGINVIQAESNGYQNNGFKMYDILLKGGMQVAQNQWLSLKYSHYDNNINTSYVGLRPNQFVANSGINPAPNDRFITQRNAVDLNHSLEIDSDTKINTLVYWSRLGRDYWRQSIADRTQDATVFKPCNVGADCLAGRNREFQMLGIDSRVSYAYEALGISNEAEFGIRLHTESQSNQVVTSQTFAHSGRLSLHEENKANSVAMYAQNRFSITQNFALIPGVRIESYNQNRSNVISGKSGNAKNIETVPQLGATWQLIPEAQIYSSIYKGFAPAQLATAIDDKGVDQQLAPERSTNMELGLRGRSGALSYDSAVFSMDFSNQIVNQSLASGISKANGGKSLHQGLELALGYELGRGWSLNTNATYIPVAKFVGTSSMGRDGKRIPYTPELTSNLGINYQKNGFNTLVSVNYISAQYADAANTVTQNAIGTLGEIPAFAMVNWSANYAINKEWKVFGVVNNLFDKRYIASRSPDGIFPGAPLNFQAGMSYQFN; this comes from the coding sequence ATGAAGTATCACGTCATTGGAAGCGCCTGCAATAAGATTGTTTGGTTTTCATCTATCGCGTTAGTGTTTGGAAGTGCACTTTCAAATTTAGCAAAAGCCAAGGATATTGAACTACCCAGAATCGATATTGTGGCAAAAGAGGAGGGTGCTTCTCGTCAGATTCCCGGAACAGTTGACGTTGTGACTGAAAAGCAAATTGAATTACTTCAGCCACTTTCTCTTCAAGATGTATTAAAAACAGTCCCAGGTGTGAACGTTCGCGGAGACGAGGGCGGTCTTGGATCTATTCCCAATATTGGTATTCGCGGACTGAACCCCAGTCGCAGTTCTAAAGTCCTGCTTTTAGAGGATGGGGCACCCATTCAACCCAGCTTATTTATTTCCAATGCTTCGTACTATAGTCCTCCAGTCGAACGCATTAGCAGTATTGAGATCTTAAAGGGTGCTTCTGGACTTCAGTACGGCCCATCCAACATCGGTGGTGTGATCAATTACCTGAGTAAAACTCCCGCTTCGGGTTTTAAATTAACCGGTAAGCTTGGTAATTATGGATACCATTTGGCAGAAATAGAGGCTGGCGGAAAATCTGATTCCAATGGAATGATTGGAGGGATTAATGTCATCCAAGCTGAGTCGAATGGTTATCAAAATAATGGATTCAAGATGTATGACATCTTGCTCAAAGGAGGTATGCAAGTTGCTCAGAATCAGTGGTTAAGTCTGAAATATAGCCACTACGACAACAACATCAATACCTCTTATGTTGGTCTGCGTCCAAATCAGTTTGTAGCGAACTCGGGCATTAATCCAGCCCCTAACGATCGCTTTATTACGCAAAGAAATGCAGTAGACCTCAACCATTCATTGGAGATTGACTCTGATACCAAGATCAATACATTGGTGTATTGGAGTAGGTTGGGGCGAGATTACTGGAGGCAGTCAATTGCAGATCGCACCCAGGATGCAACAGTTTTTAAGCCCTGCAATGTTGGAGCAGATTGTTTGGCAGGTCGCAATCGAGAGTTTCAAATGCTAGGAATAGATTCCCGTGTTTCATATGCCTATGAAGCTCTTGGCATCTCTAATGAGGCTGAGTTTGGTATTCGCCTACATACAGAGTCACAGTCTAATCAAGTTGTGACTTCGCAAACCTTTGCACATTCTGGACGGCTTTCATTACATGAGGAAAATAAGGCTAACTCAGTTGCAATGTACGCTCAAAACCGATTCTCAATTACTCAAAACTTTGCCCTGATTCCTGGGGTCCGAATTGAAAGCTATAACCAAAATCGTTCTAATGTGATTTCAGGTAAAAGTGGTAATGCCAAGAATATTGAAACTGTTCCCCAGCTTGGCGCCACTTGGCAACTCATTCCAGAGGCACAGATTTATAGCAGCATTTATAAGGGCTTTGCTCCAGCTCAATTAGCTACAGCAATTGATGATAAAGGAGTAGATCAACAGCTTGCTCCAGAGCGTTCTACAAATATGGAGCTGGGATTGAGGGGCCGCTCGGGAGCTCTTTCTTATGACTCTGCTGTTTTCAGTATGGATTTCAGTAATCAGATCGTCAATCAGAGTCTTGCTTCAGGAATATCAAAAGCAAATGGCGGAAAGAGTCTGCATCAAGGTCTTGAATTGGCTTTAGGCTATGAGCTGGGTCGAGGCTGGAGTCTCAACACTAATGCAACCTATATACCTGTTGCTAAGTTTGTTGGTACGAGCTCAATGGGAAGGGATGGCAAACGAATTCCTTACACGCCCGAGCTCACTTCTAACTTAGGTATCAATTATCAAAAAAATGGCTTCAATACTTTAGTCTCAGTCAATTATATTTCTGCTCAATACGCTGATGCAGCAAATACAGTTACACAAAATGCAATTGGAACGCTGGGTGAGATTCCTGCCTTCGCAATGGTTAACTGGAGTGCAAACTACGCTATCAATAAAGAGTGGAAAGTATTTGGCGTGGTGAATAATCTATTCGATAAGCGTTATATCGCTAGCCGTAGCCCAGATGGAATCTTTCCAGGGGCGCCCCTTAATTTCCAAGCGGGCATGAGTTATCAGTTCAATTAA
- a CDS encoding hemin uptake protein HemP: protein MDNSMANSELKPNASCRDLPQIISSKTLLGPKELIFIEHDGHRYQLRITKLRKLILTK, encoded by the coding sequence ATGGATAACAGTATGGCTAATTCTGAGCTAAAGCCCAACGCATCTTGTCGAGATCTACCTCAAATTATTTCCAGCAAAACTTTACTGGGTCCAAAAGAACTAATATTCATTGAGCATGATGGGCATCGATATCAATTACGTATCACCAAATTGAGGAAGCTCATTCTCACAAAATAA
- a CDS encoding energy transducer TonB → MKSPSELMIMDLRDLDQGSSLQRKSAITLQASTSNTSSTSIQSGSPGKQASLPLTQDALIPGAISRQKIDGSKPTYPLISRRLKQEGVVLVKLCVNPRGTVEKVDVLRSSGYPSLDNSALNALAKWKFSSSADSFDSNAVDCFRLPVQFTLEA, encoded by the coding sequence TTGAAATCACCCTCTGAACTGATGATTATGGATTTACGAGATTTAGATCAGGGTTCATCGCTGCAGCGAAAATCCGCGATAACACTACAAGCCAGCACATCAAATACATCATCTACCAGTATTCAATCAGGTTCTCCTGGCAAGCAAGCCTCTCTTCCTCTTACCCAAGATGCCCTAATACCTGGCGCCATCAGTCGACAAAAAATTGATGGTTCAAAACCTACTTACCCTTTAATTAGTAGGCGTCTTAAGCAGGAGGGCGTCGTTCTAGTGAAACTCTGCGTTAACCCAAGGGGTACGGTAGAAAAAGTCGATGTTCTTAGGAGCTCTGGATATCCAAGTTTAGATAATTCGGCATTGAATGCATTAGCAAAATGGAAGTTTTCATCTTCTGCGGATTCATTTGATAGCAATGCAGTTGACTGTTTCCGTTTGCCAGTGCAATTTACCTTAGAGGCTTAA